A segment of the Streptomyces sp. XD-27 genome:
CGATGACGAGGTCGTCCGGATACGGGGCCAGGGCCCGGTTGATCAGCTCGTTGGCGGAGCGCAGCGGCGAGAAGTAGAAGGCGGCGGTGTCGATGTGGTTCACACCGAGCTCAACGGCGCGGCGCAGTACGTTGATCGCCTGCTCGCGGTCGCGGGGCACGGCGGCGGGGACAAGCGCCCCGCCGGTCTGCGGCAGGCGCATCGCACCGAACCCGATCCGGTTGACTTCCAGGTCGCCGAGCTTCCACGTACCCGATGCGGCCGCGGTGATCATCTCTGAGGTCATGCGGGAATGATCTTTCATGAACCACGCTGACCGCCAGTCCTGGACGACGGGTGCCTGCCCCGGCCGGAGCCGATCCGGCCGGGGCGTCGGCGGCTCAGCGGACGTCAGTCCTGCTGCGCCTCGGGCGAGAGCTCACGCCACTTCACCGTCGACTTGGTGCGGAACGACCAGTCGAGCATCTTCTTGGCGTCCGTGTAGCGGTTGGTGTCGTTGAGGATGACACCCACCACCGTGCGGTCGCCGCGCTTCGCGGCGAACACCAGGCACTTGCCGGCCGCGGTGCCGGTGCCGGTCTTTATACCGATGGCGCCCCGGTACGAGCCGAGCAGCTTGTTGGTGTTCTCCCAGGTGTAGATCCGCGTCCCGCCGTTGGCGGCCGGGGCCTTCTGCTTGGTGATGGTCGTCTTCACGACCGTACCGAACGTGGTGTTGCCGATCGCGTGCCGGGCCAGCTTCGCCATGTCCCGCGGCGTGGTGAAGTTGCGGTTGCTCTGCGAGATGCCGTCGAAGGAGTCGTACTGGGTCTTCGACATCCCCAGCGCCCTGGCCTTGCTGTTCATCTTGGAGACGAACGACTTGGTGCGCTTGGCCATCGTGTCGCCGGTGCCGAACGTGTCGGCCAGCGCGTAGGCGGCGTCGCAGCCCGACGGCAGCATCAGCGCGTACAGCAACTGCCGCACGGTGACCTTGTCACCGGTCTTCAGGTCGGCCGTGCTGGCACCCTGACGGGTGACGTAGTCACGGTACGCCTTCTTGACGGTGACCTTCTTGTCCAGGTTCACCCCGCGGGTGTCGAGCACCACGACCGCGGTCATGATCTTGGTGGTGCTCGCCATCTGGCGCTGGGTGTCCGCGCCCTTGCCCCACAGCTGCTTGTTGGACCCGCTGTCCAGGAGGTACGCGCCCTTCGCCGTGACACCGGACGGGCCGGTCGTCGCTTCGGCGGTCGCGGCCGGCAGCACCACCGACAGGGCCGCGGTCGAGGCTATGACCGTCGCTCCCCAGCGGCGCATCGCCCCGCCCCCACATGCTCGTTCCATATGCGCTCCGTTCTCAGAATGGAAGGAAATGGGCGAGCGCATAGTCTCATCCGGTTAAATCCGAAAAAACCACGGGGGCGTGGCCCACCGTCAGGAGTCCGCGTACGAGGGGGGTTACGGGCGCGGTACGAGGAGGTCAGAGCGGGCGGCGGGCGCGGGCCGCGGCGGCGCGGCCGATCTCGTCGACGAGCGGCAGCACGCGGTACGCCACGCGCTCGCGCAGCGCCATCTCGGTGCGGGTGCGCACCACGCCCGGCAGCCGGATCAGCCGCTGGATCACGTCCTCGAGGTGTTCGTTGTCCCGCGCCACGACCCGCGTCAGCAGATCGCCCCCGCCGGTGATCGAGAACGCCTCGATGATCTCCGGCACCGCGGCCAGGGCGTCGCCGACGTCATCCAGGTGCCCCTGCGTGACCTCGATGTGGATGAACGCCAGCACCGGATGGCCGAGGGCGGCGGGCGACAGATACGGGCCGGAACCGGTGATCACACCGTCCCGCTCCAGCCGGTCCAGCCTGGCCTGCAGGGTGCCGCGGGCGATGCCCAGCGTGCGCGCGTACTCCCGGACACTGGTGCGCGGCTGTTCCAGCAGCAGGCGCAGGATTCTCGCGTCGAGCGCGTCCACCGACGCCGGGTCCACCGCCGACATGGGCCAACGGCCTCCCTCTGGTCGGAACATCTGGCGTCCGACTGTACCAATGGCACACCTATGGCGGCATCGGTTGAGCCACTGTCCCTGCGGATGCTTTCCTTCTCCCGACAATGGCGTTGCGGGGAGTCCCGCAGCGCCTTTTCCATGCCCGGAACAGTCTTCCCACGTCGGGAACAGCGCGCATCAGAGGATTCAGAGGATTCAGGTGATCAGGGGGCGTTCGGCGACCGTGCTGCAACGGATGTTCATGACTCCGGACCCGGGCCGGCTGCGGCTGCGCACCTCGGCGCGGGCCGTCGTCGGCGTCGGCCTGGCGGTGACCGCGACCGAGCTGTGCGGGCTGTCGCTGGCCGCCTCGATCACCGCGGGACTCGCCGCGATGCTGGCGCTGTTCACCGTCGCCGACCCCACCGTACGCCGCCAGGCCGGCACCACCGCGCTGCTGCCGCTGGCCGGGTTCCCCGTGCTGGCGGCGGCTACCGCACTGCACGAGCTGCCGCTCCTGCGCGACGCCGCGTTCCTCGCTGTGGTCTTCTGCGGGGTCGCGGCCCGCCGCTGGGGGCCGCGTGGCAACGCGCTGGGCATCTTCGCGTTCATGATGTTCTTCGCCACCCAGTTCCTGCACGCCGTCCCCGGCCAGCTGCCCCAGCTGTACGCGGCCGTGGCGATAGCCCTGCTGGCGGTGGCGGGCGTCCGGTTCGGTGCCTGGTGCATCGAGCGCCACAACCCGCCACCGGCCGCCCCGGCCCCGCCGGGCGGGCGCCGGCTGGCCCACCCGGCGACCCGGCAGGCGTTCCAGGCCACCGCTGCCTGCGCCTTCGCCCTCGCCGTCGGGCAGGCGCTCTCCGACGAACGCTGGTACTGGGCCGTCGGCGCCGCCTGGTGGATCTTCGTCAACACCGCCTCGCGCGGCGAGACGCTCGTCCGCGGCCTCCGCCGGGTCGTCGGCACGGTCTGCGGCATCGCGGCCGGCCTGGTGGTCGCCGTACCGCTGCACGGCGAGCCCGCACCCACCGTCGCCCTGGTCGCCCTCTGCGTGTTCGGGATCTTCTACACGGCGGCCCCGTCGTACAGCTGGATGATGTTCTTCGTCACCGTGATGGCCGCCCTGCTGTACGGGCTGATGGGCGTGCTGCACCCGGGGCTGCTGGCGCTGCGCCTGGGGCAGACCGCCGTCGGCGCGCTCGGCGCGGCGCTGGCTGTCGCGCTCGTCCTGCCGATCACCACCCACGCCGCGACCGACGCGTGGATCCAGCGCGCCCTGCACTGCGTACGGCGCTGCACCGCGGCGGCCGCGCGGCGGCTCGCGGGCGACGCGACCGCCGACCCCGCCCCGGACGTCGCCGAACTGGAACTCCTGCTGGCCCGGGTACGGCTCTCCCTCGCCCCGCTGCTGCACCCGCTCAGCCCGCTGCGCGCCCGCAAGGACCGGGCCCGCGCGGTCATGGTGCTCCTCGACGACTGCGCCCGGCAGGTGCGCGGGCTGGCCGAGACGGCCGCCGACCCCGACGCCTCCCACGACGCCCGGCTCACCGCGGCCTGCCAGCGGGTGGAGGCGGCGGTCCACCGGCTGACCTCGCCGGGCCGCGAGCCGTCGCCGGCCTCCGCCGCCCTCGCGGCCGACGCGCACCACCACCCGGGTGCGGAGCGGGCACTGGCTCATCTGCACGGACTGGAGACGGCGCTGACCGGCCTGGCCGCGCCGCTGGGCGCGGCCAGGTAGCCCGGGCTGCCCGCCCGGCCTCTCAGAACGCCGAAGGGGGCCCTCCGCGACGCGGAGGGCCCCCTTCCGTGCGGAGTGGGCGGATCGAGGCCGTATGGCGCGTACAGCGGCTCATACGGCTCGTGTGGCGGCTCGCCTCGTAGGGGGAGCGGCGGTGTACCGGGAGCGGGCGGTGCTGCTCAGCGCAGCGGCGCGCCCTGCGCCCCCGACCGCAGCGTGATGCCCACGGCCGCCGCGTACTGCGACAGCACCAGCTTGCCCACGGCCGGGTACGCGCCGAGCGGCTCCGCCGTCGCACAGCCGGCCTCGCGGGCGGCCTCGGCGGGCACCTCGCCGGCCACCTCGGGGCCGATCAGGTACGGGGCCAGGGCGAGCTGCCCGGAGCCGGAGCCCCGCAGCTGCTCCGCCACCCGGACCACGGAGCCCTCCTCGTCCAGCGCCGCGGCCATCACCGGCACCGCGAGGCGCGCGGAGAGCAGCATGCCGGTGATCCCGGCGGCCTGCACGGCCTCGGGGCCGCCGACCGTGGCCAGGATGATGCCGTCCGCGGCCGTCGCCACGGTGAACAGGCGGGCGCGGTCGGCACGGGCGAGCCCGGCCTCCGACAGCCGTACATGCAGCGCCTCGGCCAGCAGCGGGTGCGGGCCCAGCACATCGGTGATCTCGGCGGCGGACCCGCTGCTCACCACGGCTTCGCGTATCCGCCGCAGCAGCCCGGACTCCGGACCGGCCAGCAGCGGGACCACGACGGCCGCCGGGCCCTGCGCGGCGGCGCGCACGCCGGACTCGTCGAGCGGGACCTCGGCCGGGTCCACGCCCTCCGCCTCGGCGACGACGAGCAACTCCTCGCGGGCCGCGCGCGCCGCTTCCTCGGCCCGGCGCACCCGGTCCCCGCGCTCCTCGGCCGCCTGCTTGAGCACGGCCTCCAGCTGCGGGAACTCCCCGCCGTCCGCCTCCGCGAAGGCCAGTCGGGCGTCGAGACCGGGCAGCTCGGAGCGGGTGATGCTCAGGATCTCCTCCGCCACGCCGCGCGCGGCGGCATCGGGCGCACCCGGTACGGCGAGCACCAGCGGAGGTGCGCCGACGGGTGCGGCCGCGGGCTCCGGTCGGCGGTGCCGTCCGGACTGGCGGGGACGCGGTGTTCGTACTGGCAGGCCGGACGAGGGCCCTGTGGGGGAGCTCATGGCGCCGCATGTTAGTCGTTCGAAGCCCTGTGCTGCGCGGGCGGGGGCGACGTCGGGTCATACGTCCAGCTATGCCGGTTTCCATATTGACGCCCGCGGTCCGGACCAGTGCTTCCGGGGCCTCGCAGGACGCGTGCCCGCAGCTCACGAGCGCCGCGGGTTCCGGCACAGGCCCCGCACCTCCGCACCGGACCCGCGCCTCCGCAACAGGCCCGCGCCTCACATCACGCGCAGCAGCGCCGCGTCCTGAGGGAGCAGCAGTCGGTCGGTGGCGAGCGCCGCCGCCACGCGCAGCGCGCCGGCCAGCGGGTCCGCGGGGGACTCGACGACCCGGGCATGCGGCAGCCGCGCCCACAGCTCGGCGCGTACGGGGCGCAGCAGCGGCTCGCCCATGCGGAAGAGGCCGCCGGTGAGTGCCACCGTGCACGTCTCGCCGCGTCCGGCCGCCCGGCCGGGGGCGTGGCCCGCCGCCGCCACGGCGGTCGCCGTCCTCGCCCGGCCCGCGGCCGCGCCAGGGGCCCGCCCGTCCGCCGGACCGGCATGCCCGGCCAGGTCGGCCGGATGCGCCATGCTCTCGGGGTCCGCCGGGGTGGTGGGCGTACGGTGCCCGTCCCATGCCCTGCCCCGTGTCCCGGGGGACCCCCGGTCGCCGCGTTCCGGTGCCTCGCCGGCCGGGTGCGCGCCGTGCGGGCAGACCGCTTCCGCCGCCTCGGCGATGTGCCGGGCCGCCTGCCGCAGGATCCGCGCCGCCACCGGGTCCTCGGCCGCGCACCGGCCGACCTCCGGCGCGAACGACGCCAGTACGGCGGGCCGGTCGGCCCGCGGATACAGGGCGCCGGGCAGCTCTCCTGCCGGCCCGAAGACCGCCTCCGCCCGCGCGAGCAGCGCCACCGAGCCGCCGTGCCGCCCGTCGTGGGCGCGCAGCGCCGCCTCCAGGCCGGCCCGGCCGATCCACGCCCCGCCGCCACAGTCCCCGAGGAGATGCCCCCAGCCGTCGGCGCGCCGCCAGCCCGCGGCCAGGTCGGTGCCCAGGGCGATGAGCCCGGTGCCCGCCGCGACCACCGCGCCGGGCCGTTGGCCGAGCGCTCCGGCGTACGCGATCACCCCGTCGGCGGCCAGCGCGAGCCGCCGCACGCCGAGGGCCCGCCGCAGGGCGTCCGGGAGCACCGTCCGCAGTTCGCCGCCGAGCGCGGCCATGCCCGCCGCCCCGACACAGGCGGCCGCCGGCCGCTCCGCTCCGGCCTCGCGCAGCAGCTCTCGCGCGGCGGGCACCACCTGGTCCAGCAGGCTGCGCGCGTCGACGCCGCGCGCGCCGACCACGGCCGGGGTGGGCGAGGACCACGTCAGAGGCTCGCCGAGGCCGTCGATGCCGGGGCCGTCGACGGGCGCCACCGCGACCCGTAAGCCAGAGCCGCCGGAGTCGATGCCGAGCACGTGCCCGGGGGGCTCCGGGTGCCGTCGTGCGCCCATCGGGCTCAGCCGAATCCGCGGGCGTCCTGCTTGAGCGCGGTGTCGACCGTCAGCGCGGTCGCCACGACCAGGCTCAGCAGCGGGTCCGGCAGCGGCCGGTGGATCTGCAGGACGTAGTTGTCCGCCGTGGTGAACATGGTCTTCGCCAGGCCCTCCCACGTCTTGGTGATCCGGGCGATCTCCGTGTCGGTGTGGTCGACGATGGCGAAGTTCCAGGCGCGCCAGTTCTCGGCCTTGATCGCGCCGACGCGCTGCCCGTTGGCCTCGATCGAGAAGTTGATCTTTCCGATGACGTTCTGCTGGACGATCTCGCCGACCGGCTGGCCGTCCGGGCGCGCCACGATGACCCGGGACTTCATGAACTTGGCCGGGCGGGTGAGCACCAGGTGCGGCTGCCCGTGCGCGTCCCGGATCTCCAGGCGGTGGGTCATGAACTGGTCGAGGCTGGAGACGAAGCGCGCGACCTTCTTCAGCGTGCTCTGCCCGACCTGCACCACCGAGCCGATGGTCCGGCCGTGCTGGTCGAAGACGCTGTACTCGTTGGTGAGCTCGATCAGCTTGGCCTTCTGGTTCACCACCAGGACCGGCTCGCTGAACAGGGTGCCGCCGCCGGTCACGGCCGGGGCGACGCCCGCCTGCTGCTGGACCTGGTGCTGGATCTTGGCAGGTTCGGCCACGGGCTGCTGCGGGACCTGGCCGGGCTGTCCGGGGTGGGTGTGCTCGGTCCACCGAGTGCCGTCCCACCAGCGCAGCAGGTTCGGCGTGCCCTGCGGGTCGGCGTACCAGCCCGAAGGGGTGTTCGGATGTGTCGTCATGGCGGGCACCCTACCTGCGCCCGCTGTCACCCGCCCGTCAGGGAAGACGCCACTCCACGGGCTGCGCACCCTGCTGGACCAGCAGGTCGTTGGCGCGGCTGAACGGCCGGGAGCCGAAGAAGCCGCGGTCGGCGGACATGGGGGAGGGGTGGGCGGACTCCACGCACGGCAGCCCGCCCAGGAGCGGCCGCAGGTTGCGCGCGTCCCGGCCCCACAGGATCGACACCAGCGGGCGGCCCCGCGCGGCCAGCGCCCGGATGGCCTGCTCGGTGACCTCCTCCCAGCCCTTGCCGCGGTGCGCGGCGGGGCGGCGCGGCGCGGTGGTGAGCGCCCTGTTGAGCAGCAGCACCCCCTGCCGGGACCACGGCGTGAGGTCCCCGTTGGAGGGGCGCGGGTGCCCGAGGTCGTCGTACATCTCGCGGAAGATGTTCTCCAGGCTTCCGGGCAGCGGCCGCACCTCCGGGGCCACCGAGAAGCTCAGCCCGACCGCGTGCCCGGGGGTGGGGTACGGGTCCTGTCCGACGATGAGCACCCGCACCTCGTCGAAAGGCTGCTGGAAGGCGCGCAGCACATTCGCCCCCGCGGGGAGGTAGGTACGGCCCGCGGCGATCTCGGCCCGCAGGAAGTCGCCCATCGCGGCGATACGCCCGGCGACCGGCTCCAGCGCCTTGGCCCAGCCCGGTTCTACGATCTCGTTCAACGCTCGTGCAGCCACGATGCGTCACTCTATCGGCTCAGCCTGTGAGGGCCGCACCGATACGGCGGGCGGTCGGGCGGTACGGGGGCCGGAGCGGCCGCGGGCGCGTCACCGCGTGGGGAGACCGTCAGCTGGTCGCGGTCTGCTCGATCCGGATGCGGCCGCCGTCGCTGGTGGGCACCGAGAAGCCCCCGCTGGTGGGCACCGAGAAGCCGCCGAAGAGACCCGCGAGCCCGTCGTCGTCCTTGTCCTTGTCGGAGCCACCCGAACCGCCGGAACCACCAGAGCCCTGCTGGCCCCGGAGCCTCCGAAGTTCCCGAGGTCATCCCAAGGGTCGTCGGCGGCCACGGCGGGGGCCGCGAACCCGAACATGAATGCCGCGATTCCGGCGGCGGCGACCAAAGATCTGCGCATGCGAAATTCTCCTTTGCGATGAGGTGCTGGAAGAGGTGAGGTTTGGGAAGCAAGCACAGGAATGCCCCGCCCCGCACTCGGATATGCCTCACCTAATTCGCTTGGAGCAGTCCCCTCTGATTCACCTGGAGCAGTCTCAGCCGACTGCGGCGGCCCGGACGCACAGCACATCGGGCAGGTGCGAGGCGATCAGGCGCCAGCTGTCTCCCTCGTCCGCGCTGGCGAACACCTCGCCATTGCGATTTCCGAAATACACCCCCGCGGGCTCGGCGTCGTCGGTGCGCAGCGCGTCGCGCAGCACCACCCCGTAGTGCTCCTCCGCGGGCAGCCCCGTGGCCGGCGCGGACCACGAGGCCCCGGCGTCCTCGGTACGGAAAACCCGGCAGCGGTAGCCCGGCGGATAGCGGTCGCTGCCGTCGCTGACCGGGAAGACGTACGCGACGCCGCCGCGCCGCGGGTGGGTGGCGACGGCGAATCCGAAATCGGCGGGAAGACCGGCCCCGATCTCCGCCCAATTCGCCCCGGCGTCGTCGCTTCGGTACACCCCGCCGTGGTTTTGCAGATACAGCCGGTCGGGGTCGGTCGGGTCGCGGGCGACCTTGTGCACGCATTGGCCGAACTCCGGATACCGGTCGGGCAGGAACTCCGCCTTCAGGCCCGCGTTGGACGGCTCCCAGCTCGCGCAGCCGTCACGGGTGCGGTAGACGCCGCCGGCGGAGACGGCGACCAGCACCGACCTCGCGTCCCGCGGGTCGGTCACCACGGTGTGCACGGCCTGGCCGCCGAAGCCCTCGCCCCACTGCTCGCGCTGCGGGTGCTCCCACAGGCTCCGTACGAACGCGAAGGTCTCGCCGCCGTCGTCGGAGCGGAACAGGGCGCCAGGCTGCGTGCCCGCGTAGACGACATCGGGTTCCTCGGGGCCCGCGGGCTGCAACTGCCAGACCCGCTCCAGCGAGGCGCCGGTGTCCCGCGGGAACGCCACGGCGGGCTTCGGCGGCTCCCGCCAGGTGGCTCCGAGGTCGTCGGAGCGGAAGACCGACGGCCCCCAGTGCGAGCTGTCCGCCCCGGCCAGCAGCCGGGGCACGGGGCGGCGGGTGTCGATGCCGACGGAGTACACCGCCTGCATGGGGAAGTGCGGACCGGTGAAGGCCCAGTCGGCCCCGCCGTCGCGGCGCCCCAGGAACAGCCCTTTACGCGTGCCCACCGCGAGCAGCACGTCCGCCATGGCGCGTCACCTCCAGGGTTGAGGATGTGTCCGGCATCACAGAGTCTGCACCCCGGCACTGACAACGGCCCGTCGGTCGGCCGTCCCGGACGGCTCCGCCCCCGGTCGTCCCCGTCCCGGACCGGGGCGGGGACGACCCTCCGGCGCGGCCCGCGGCCGCGCCGGGCCGGTCAGGCCGCCCGGCCGTACTGCGGCGGGACGGACACCTCGTCGCCGAGCTCGCGTGCCGCGCGTCGCGCCCAGTACGGGTCGCGCAGCAGCTCCCGGCCCAGGAGCACCGCGTCCGCCTCGCCGCCCGCGAGGATCCGCTCGGCCTGCTCCGGCTCGGTGATCAGCCCGACGGCCGCGACCGGCAGCTTTGTCTCGGCCTTCACCCGCGCGGCGAACGGCACCTGGTAGCCGGGCCCGGTCGGGACCCGTACGCCCGCCGCGTTGCCCCCGCTGGAGACGTCCAGCAGATCCACGCCGTGCTCCCGCAGCAGGCGCGCCAGCGCCACGGTTTCGTCGACCGTCCAGCCCTCGCCCGCGCCGTTCTCCGCCAGCCAGTCGGTGGCCGAGATCCGGAAGAACAGCGGCAGTTCCTCGGGCCACACCTCCCGCACCGCGTCGACCACCTCCAGCGCGAAGCGCGTGCGGTTCTCGAAGGACCCGCCGTACTCGTCGGTGCGGTGGTTGCTGTGCGGGGAGAGGAACTCGCCGATCAGATAGCCGTGCGCGCCATGGATCTCGACGACCTCGAAACCGGCGGCGAGCGCGCGCCGCGCCGCGTCCGCGAACTGCCCCGTGATCTCCTTGATCTGCGCGGTCGTCAGCTCGTCCGGCACCGGGTGGCGCTCGTCGAACGCCGCCGGGCTCGGCCCCAGCGGCTGCCAGCCGTGCCGGTCCGGCCCGAGGGGCGCGCCACCCAGCCACGGCCGGTCCGTCGACGCCTTGCGCCCCGCGTGGCCGATCTGGATGCCCGCAATGGTGCCGCGGTCCTTGAGGAACGCGGTGATCCGGCGGAACGCCTCGACCTGGGTGTCGTTCCAGATGCCCAGGTCGAAGGGGCTGATCCGGCCCTCGGGGCTGACGGCGGTGGCCTCGGTCAGGATCAGCCCGGTGCCGCCGCTGGCGCGCGACGTGTAGTGGGAGAAGTGCCAGTCGTTCGGGACGCCCGCGTCCGGCCCGCAGGGCTCCGCGGAGTACTGGCACATGGGAGCCATCCAGATGCGATTGGGGATGGTCAGGGACCGCAGGGCGTAGGGCTCGAACAGGGCGCTCACGGGCTGCCTCTCTCTCATCCGGCGGAATGCCGCTCGTACGATAAACCTCGTAGTACGTAGAGTGTCAAACTACGATGGTTCTCGTACGATGGAGGTCCGAGCGGGGTCCGATGGAGATCCCAGGGGAGAGCGAACGAGGTCCCGCCGTGCCGACGCAGACATCCAGCACCGCACCGGAGTCCCCGGCGGGCCGCGCCCTGGACCACCCCGAGCGGGCCGCCATCCGCCTGGAGGACGTCCTGCACGCGCTGTCCGATCCCATGCGCCTGCGCGTGGTCCGGGCGCTCGCCGCCGGAGCCGACGCGCTGGCGTGTTCGGAGATCGAGCTGCCCGTGAGCAAGTCCACGTGCACGCACCACTACCGGGTGCTGCGCGAGTCCGGCGTGATCAGTCAGATCTACCGGGGTACGGCCAAGTTGAACGCCCTGCGCCGGGAGGATCTGGACGAGCTGTTCCCCGGGCTGCTGGACGCCGTCCTGCTGGCCGCCGCCCGCCAGGGCGACCGGCTCGGCGACTGACGGTCAGGTCAAGGACGCTCGACCGCCGGCGGCGGGTCGCCCTGCGTCCAGTCCAGCCCGTACCGGTGGAACAGCTCCGCGCGCAGCCGCTCCGGCGGCATCGGTGCCCCCGGCAGCAGGATGGCCACCACCGCGCCCATCAGCAGCGCGCGCAGCAGCACGTAGTCCTCGTCCGGGTCCGGCGAGCCGTATTCGGCGACCGTACGGCGCAGCAGGGCCGCGAGTTGCTGCTGCTCGGGGCACTGGACGAAGCCCTCCGCCGTCAGGATCCCCGCCATGTGGGTGCGCATCAGGCGCGGCCGGTCGCGGGCGAGCCCGAGGACCGCGTCGATCGCGCGCGCCAGCCGCTCCCGGCCGGCGTCCGGACCGGTGGGCAGCGGCTCCCGGTCCAGGGCCGCGGCCAGCCGCATGTGCATCAGGCGGTGCACCGCGCTCTGCAGGAGCTGGCGCTTGCTGGGGAAGTAGTACGAGACCAGGCCGCGGGCGGTCCCGGCCCGGTCGGCGATGCCGGCGAGCGTCGTCGCCTCGTAGCCGTCCCGGCCCACCAGCTCGACCGTCGCCTCCAGCAGTCGCGTCTTGGAGCGTCGGCGCAGTTCCTCATTGACCGATGCGCTACGCGGGGACATGCGATAACTCCTGCGTTGACTGGCTGGTAGCCAATATACTCAGAGGGCCGCCGGGCATCCGTGCTCCGCCGAACAGTTCGGATTCCAGCGGCTGCCGTCGATTTCGGGCGAAACGGGGGATCGTCCGAAATCGGCGGCTTCTTCATGTCTCCGCTCACCGAGATGCGGCCCCCGGCCCCCTTAATTAGATGCTCATCTATGTTGACGGATGTCGATACAAGGGGGAGTGTTGTGTACGCAGGGACGTGAAGAAGGAGGAGTCATGACCGAACATGCCTCTGATCTGCGCGAGGCCGTCCGGGCCGGATACGCCGCGGCGGCCCGCAAGGTGGCCGAAGGGGGTACGGGTTGCTGCGGCACCGGGACGGCCGCGGAGATCGACGAGAACTTCGGCGCCGCGCTGTACGGGGCCGACGAGCGGGACGCGCTCCCCGCCGAGGCGGTCGTGGCGTCCCTCGGCTGCGGCAACCCGCTGGCCGTCGCGGATCTCCACCTCGGTGAGCGAGTCCTGGACCTCGGCTCCGGTGGCGGGATCGACGTCCTGCTCTCCGCCCGCCGCGTCGGCCCCACCGGCAAGGTCTACGGGCTCGACATGACCGAGGAGATGCTGGCACTCGCCCTGGCCAACGCCGAGCGCTCGGGTGCCACGAACGTCGAGTTCCTCAAGGGCACCATCGAGTCCGTTCCGCTGCCCGCGCACACCGTCGACGTGGTGATCTCCAACTGCGTGATCAACCTGTCCACGGACAAGCCCGCCGTCTTCGCCGAGATGTTCCGCGTGCTGGCCCCCGGCGGCCGCGTCGGCGTCTCCGACGTCGTGGCCGACGACCGCCTCACGCCGGATCAGCGCGCGGAACGCGGCGACTACGTGGGCTGCATCGCCGGTGCGCTGTCGTTCGCCGAGTACCGCGCGGGCCTGGAGGCCGTGGGATTCACCGGTGTCGAGATCACCCCGACTCATCCGGTGGCGGACGGCATGCACTCCGCCGTGATCCGGGCCGTCAAGCCCGCGGCGGCGACGGGGCGCTAGGCCGTCACTCGGCCGTCACCCGGCGGCCTTCGGGGCGATCTCCTCGATCAGGTCCTCGACGAGCCTTCTGATCTCGTCGCGGATGGGGCGCACGGCCGCCACGCCCTGCCCGGCCGGGTCGTCCAACTGCCAGTCCAGGTAGCGCTTACCGGGAAAGACCGGGCAGGTGTCGCCGCAGCCCATCGTGATGCACACGTCCGACGCCCTGACCGCGTCGACGGTGAGGGCCTTGGGGACCTCGGCCGACATGTCGATACCGACCTCGCGCATGGCCTCGACGGCGGCCGGGTTGACCCGCTCCGCGGGCGCGGAGCCCGCGGAGCGGACCTCGACGCGGTCCCCGGCCAGGTGGGTCAGCCACGCGGCGGCCATCTGCGAGCGGCCGGCGTTGTGGACGCAGAC
Coding sequences within it:
- a CDS encoding N-acetylglucosamine kinase, which codes for MGARRHPEPPGHVLGIDSGGSGLRVAVAPVDGPGIDGLGEPLTWSSPTPAVVGARGVDARSLLDQVVPAARELLREAGAERPAAACVGAAGMAALGGELRTVLPDALRRALGVRRLALAADGVIAYAGALGQRPGAVVAAGTGLIALGTDLAAGWRRADGWGHLLGDCGGGAWIGRAGLEAALRAHDGRHGGSVALLARAEAVFGPAGELPGALYPRADRPAVLASFAPEVGRCAAEDPVAARILRQAARHIAEAAEAVCPHGAHPAGEAPERGDRGSPGTRGRAWDGHRTPTTPADPESMAHPADLAGHAGPADGRAPGAAAGRARTATAVAAAGHAPGRAAGRGETCTVALTGGLFRMGEPLLRPVRAELWARLPHARVVESPADPLAGALRVAAALATDRLLLPQDAALLRVM
- a CDS encoding D-alanyl-D-alanine carboxypeptidase family protein, with the translated sequence MERACGGGAMRRWGATVIASTAALSVVLPAATAEATTGPSGVTAKGAYLLDSGSNKQLWGKGADTQRQMASTTKIMTAVVVLDTRGVNLDKKVTVKKAYRDYVTRQGASTADLKTGDKVTVRQLLYALMLPSGCDAAYALADTFGTGDTMAKRTKSFVSKMNSKARALGMSKTQYDSFDGISQSNRNFTTPRDMAKLARHAIGNTTFGTVVKTTITKQKAPAANGGTRIYTWENTNKLLGSYRGAIGIKTGTGTAAGKCLVFAAKRGDRTVVGVILNDTNRYTDAKKMLDWSFRTKSTVKWRELSPEAQQD
- a CDS encoding Lrp/AsnC family transcriptional regulator: MSAVDPASVDALDARILRLLLEQPRTSVREYARTLGIARGTLQARLDRLERDGVITGSGPYLSPAALGHPVLAFIHIEVTQGHLDDVGDALAAVPEIIEAFSITGGGDLLTRVVARDNEHLEDVIQRLIRLPGVVRTRTEMALRERVAYRVLPLVDEIGRAAAARARRPL
- a CDS encoding sirohydrochlorin chelatase gives rise to the protein MSSPTGPSSGLPVRTPRPRQSGRHRRPEPAAAPVGAPPLVLAVPGAPDAAARGVAEEILSITRSELPGLDARLAFAEADGGEFPQLEAVLKQAAEERGDRVRRAEEAARAAREELLVVAEAEGVDPAEVPLDESGVRAAAQGPAAVVVPLLAGPESGLLRRIREAVVSSGSAAEITDVLGPHPLLAEALHVRLSEAGLARADRARLFTVATAADGIILATVGGPEAVQAAGITGMLLSARLAVPVMAAALDEEGSVVRVAEQLRGSGSGQLALAPYLIGPEVAGEVPAEAAREAGCATAEPLGAYPAVGKLVLSQYAAAVGITLRSGAQGAPLR
- a CDS encoding uracil-DNA glycosylase, producing MAARALNEIVEPGWAKALEPVAGRIAAMGDFLRAEIAAGRTYLPAGANVLRAFQQPFDEVRVLIVGQDPYPTPGHAVGLSFSVAPEVRPLPGSLENIFREMYDDLGHPRPSNGDLTPWSRQGVLLLNRALTTAPRRPAAHRGKGWEEVTEQAIRALAARGRPLVSILWGRDARNLRPLLGGLPCVESAHPSPMSADRGFFGSRPFSRANDLLVQQGAQPVEWRLP
- a CDS encoding phospholipid scramblase-related protein; amino-acid sequence: MTTHPNTPSGWYADPQGTPNLLRWWDGTRWTEHTHPGQPGQVPQQPVAEPAKIQHQVQQQAGVAPAVTGGGTLFSEPVLVVNQKAKLIELTNEYSVFDQHGRTIGSVVQVGQSTLKKVARFVSSLDQFMTHRLEIRDAHGQPHLVLTRPAKFMKSRVIVARPDGQPVGEIVQQNVIGKINFSIEANGQRVGAIKAENWRAWNFAIVDHTDTEIARITKTWEGLAKTMFTTADNYVLQIHRPLPDPLLSLVVATALTVDTALKQDARGFG
- a CDS encoding FUSC family protein, coding for MFMTPDPGRLRLRTSARAVVGVGLAVTATELCGLSLAASITAGLAAMLALFTVADPTVRRQAGTTALLPLAGFPVLAAATALHELPLLRDAAFLAVVFCGVAARRWGPRGNALGIFAFMMFFATQFLHAVPGQLPQLYAAVAIALLAVAGVRFGAWCIERHNPPPAAPAPPGGRRLAHPATRQAFQATAACAFALAVGQALSDERWYWAVGAAWWIFVNTASRGETLVRGLRRVVGTVCGIAAGLVVAVPLHGEPAPTVALVALCVFGIFYTAAPSYSWMMFFVTVMAALLYGLMGVLHPGLLALRLGQTAVGALGAALAVALVLPITTHAATDAWIQRALHCVRRCTAAAARRLAGDATADPAPDVAELELLLARVRLSLAPLLHPLSPLRARKDRARAVMVLLDDCARQVRGLAETAADPDASHDARLTAACQRVEAAVHRLTSPGREPSPASAALAADAHHHPGAERALAHLHGLETALTGLAAPLGAAR